A genomic window from Solanum dulcamara chromosome 11, daSolDulc1.2, whole genome shotgun sequence includes:
- the LOC129873495 gene encoding sugar carrier protein C — protein sequence MAGGGGIGPGNGKEYPGELTLYVTVTCIVAAMGGLIFGYDIGISGGVTSMDSFLSRFFPSVFRKQKADDSTNQYCKFDSQTLTMFTSSLYLAALLSSLVASTVTRKLGRRLSMLSGGVLFCAGALINGFAQNVAMLIIGRILLGFGIGFANQSVPLYLSEMAPYKYRGALNIGFQLSITIGILVANVLNYFFAKIHWGWRLSLGGAMVPALIITVGSLFLPETPNSMIERGNHDEAKARLKRIRGIEDVDEEFNDLVVASEASRKIEHPWRNLLQKKYRPHLTMAIMIPFFQQLTGINVIMFYAPVLFKTIGFGADASLMSAVITGGVNVLATVVSIYYVDKLGRRFLFLEGGVQMLFCQIAVAILIAIKFGVNGTPGELPKWYAIVVVIFICVYVAGFAWSWGPLGWLVPSEIFPLEIRSAAQSINVSVNMIFTFAVAQIFLTMLCHLKFGLFLFFAFFVVIMTVFIYFFLPETKNIPIEEMAIVWKEHWFWSKFMSEVDYPGTRNGTGVEMAKGGAGYKIV from the exons ATGGCTGGTGGTGGAGGTATTGGTCCCGGCAACGGGAAAGAATATCCCGGCGAATTAACTCTTTATGTTACTGTTACTTGCATTGTCGCTGCCATGGGTGGCCTCATTTTCGGTTATGATATTGGAATTTCCG GGGGTGTGACATCAATGGACTCATTCTTGAGTAGATTTTTCCCATCTGTGTTTAGAAAGCAAAAGGCAGACGATTCAACGAATCAGTACTGCAAATTCGACAGCCAGACACTGACGATGTTTACATCGTCGTTGTATTTGGCTGCCCTCTTGTCTTCTCTGGTGGCATCTACTGTCACTAGAAAATTGGGTAGGAGACTTTCCATGCTCTCTGGAGGTGTCCTGTTTTGTGCTGGAGCTTTGATCAATGGATTTGCTCAGAATGTTGCTATGCTCATTATTGGTCGTATTTTACTTGGTTTTGGTATTGGATTTGCCAATCAG TCTGTTCCTCTATACTTATCTGAAATGGCTCCATACAAGTACAGAGGAGCACTCAACATTGGTTTTCAACTGTCTATCACAATTGGTATACTTGTAGCCAATGTGTTGAACTATTTCTTTGCCAAGATTCATTGGGGATGGAGATTGAGCTTAGGAGGTGCCATGGTACCTGCATTGATCATCACAGTAGGCTCATTGTTCCTCCCTGAGACCCCAAATTCCATGATCGAACGTGGCAACCACGACGAAGCCAAAGCTAGACTGAAGAGAATCAGGGGAATTGAAGATGTAGATGAAGAGTTCAATGATTTAGTTGTGGCTAGTGAGGCTTCTAGGAAAATTGAACACCCTTGGAGGAATTTGTTGCAAAAGAAATATAGGCCACATCTCACAATGGCAATTATGATCCCATTTTTCCAACAACTTACTGGAATCAATGTGATTATGTTCTATGCACCAGTGTTGTTTAAGACTATTGGTTTTGGTGCTGATGCTTCACTTATGTCTGCTGTGATTACTGGTGGAGTCAATGTCCTTGCCACTGTGGTTTCTATTTACTATGTTGATAAATTGGGAAGGAGATTCTTGTTTCTTGAAGGTGGAGTTCAAATGCTCTTTTGCCAA ATAGCAGTTGCAATTCTTATAGCAATAAAGTTTGGAGTTAATGGAACTCCAGGGGAATTGCCAAAGTGGTATGCCATAGTGGTTGTTATATTCATCTGTGTTTATGTAGCTGGATTTGCTTGGTCATGGGGGCCTCTTGGGTGGCTAGTCCCTAGTGAAATTTTCCCACTCGAAATTCGATCAGCTGCACAAAGTATCAACGTCTCAGTGAACATGATCTTCACATTTGCAGTGGCACAAATTTTCTTGACAATGTTGTGTCACTTGAAGTTTGGATTGTTCCTCTTTTTCGCCTTCTTTGTGGTGATTATGACAGTGTTCATTTACTTCTTCTTGCCTGAGACCAAAAATATTCCGATCGAAGAGATGGCGATTGTGTGGAAAGAACATTGGTTCTGGTCTAAATTCATGAGTGAAGTGGATTATCCTGGAACTAGGAATGGAACTGGTGTTGAAATGGCTAAAGGGGGTGCTGGCTACAAAATTGTATGA
- the LOC129874645 gene encoding vesicle-associated protein 4-2, giving the protein MVIADEKDGKVWGLFKLPFRNAQSTTTSRSSSHNTLHYRSQQHQSLGNTSLDDGSVPRSNSSSSVSSVARSLLPARRRLKLDPSNKLYFPYEPGKQVRSAIKIKNSSKSHVAFKFQTTVPKSCFMRPPGAILSPGESIIATVFKFVEHPENNEKPMDQKSKAKFKIMSLKVKGPMDYVPELFDEQKDQVAIEQILRVIFLDVERPSPTLEKLKRQLAEADAALEERKKPAEDTGPKIIGEGLVIDEWKERRERYLARQQVEGVVDSV; this is encoded by the exons ATGGTGATCGCCGACGAGAAGGACGGTAAAGTTTGGGGACTGTTCAAGCTCCCTTTTCGAAACGCACAGTCAACTACGACTTCGCGTTCTTCTTCGCATAATACTCTTCATTACCGCAGTCAACAGCATCAATCTCTCGGAAATACTTCTCTGGATGATGGATCGGTTCCTCGTAGCAACAGTTCCAGCTCCGTTTCTTCAGTAGCCAGGTCTTTGCTTCCTGCACGCCGTCGGTTGAAACTTGATCCTTCCAATAAGCTCTATTTTCCTT ATGAACCTGGTAAGCAAGTTCGAAGTGCTATCAAGATAAAAAACTCTAGCAAGTCTCACGTAGCTTTCAAG TTCCAAACAACTGTACCCAAAAGCTGTTTCATGCGTCCTCCCGGAGCAATTCTCTCCCCTGGTGAGAGCATCATTGCAACTG TATTCAAATTTGTAGAGCATCcggaaaataatgaaaaaccaATGGACCAGAAAAGCAAAGcaaagttcaagatcatgagcCTCAAGGTGAAAGGACCGATGGACTATGTACCTGAGCTG TTTGATGAGCAAAAGGACCAAGTAGCTATAGAGCAAATTCTGCGAGTTATCTTTCTCGATGTGGAACGTCCTAGCCCA ACTTTGGAAAAATTGAAGCGCCAGCTGGCGGAGGCAGACGCTGCTCTTGAGGAACGCAAGAAGCCTGCGGAAGATACAGGTCCAAAGATTATTGGTGAAGGGCTCGTCATAGATGAATGG aaggaaagaagagagagaTACCTAGCTCGGCAGCAAGTTGAAGGCGTCGTAGATTCTGTATAA
- the LOC129872338 gene encoding putative PAP-specific phosphatase, mitochondrial isoform X1: MDLLRYSASRLPAAHPQHLFRTPFRRRFVAVRSSLSLPFLEQKTKYYSELEAAVDVVERACRLCVDVKKSLFSSDGRILEKNDQTPVTIADFGVQALVSLDDIVTCLDYIPILIEMNRLFPSIPLVAEEDSAFLRSNNLVGSVVDVVKNKATLGDEVTEDNILKAIDRGGKDAYVFAPEPATYWILDPIDGTRGFVKGSEALYVVGLALVVEGKIVLGVMGCPNWHEDCSENSITGVQENRSSRAGIIMVSHVGCGTWTKRLSDILTIESPQTWTRCSVDSCQIVQGARFTIPESQTWKSLPLSGLFDAKTDSENTGEGNILLLSACCGSLCKYLMVASGRASVYIQGKNATSIIKVWDHAVGIICVHEAGGKVTDWEGSSLDFAADQTERRLIFPSGGVLVTNGSLHSKIIRMISSHSSVP; this comes from the exons ATGGATCTTCTCCGTTACTCCGCCTCCCGCCTCCCTGCAGCTCATCCTCAGCATCTCTTCCGTACACCATTTCGCCGGCGTTTCGTCGCCGTTAG GTCGAGTTTGAGCCTTCCGTTCCTGGAGCAAAAAACCAAGTATTATAGCGAGCTCGAAGCTGCTGTTGATGTTGTCGAGCGAGCTTGTCGTCTCTGCGTTGAT GTGAAGAAGTCGTTGTTTTCAAGTGATGGTAGGATTCTTGAGAAAAATGACCAGACCCCAGTCACTATTGCAGATTTTGGAGTGCAGGCTTTAGTTAGTTTGG ATGATATTGTTACGTGTCTGGATTACATCCCTATTCTGATAGAGATGAACAGACTTTTTCCCTCTATCCCTTTGGTGGCTGAAGAGGACTCTGCATTCTTGCGTTCAAATAATCTGGTTGGCTCAGTGGTTGATGTTGTAAAGAATAAGGCAACTTTAGGAGATGAAGTAACAGAAGATAATATTTTGAAAGCAATTGACAGAGGGGGAAAGGATGCTTATGTATTTGCGCCTGAGCCAGCCACTTACTGG ATACTGGATCCTATTGATGGTACACGAGGGTTTGTTAAAGGTAGTGAGGCTCTCTATGTG GTTGGTTTGGCACTTGTAGTTGAAGGAAAGATTGTCTTAGGAGTCATGGGCTGCCCCAATTGGCACGAAGACTGTTCTGAAAATTCTATCACTGGGGTCCAAGAAAATAGAAGTTCCAGAGCAGGGATCATCATGGTTTCTCATGTGGGTTGTGGAACATGGACAAAGAGGTTGTCAGACATACTAACCATTGAGTCACCTCAGACTTGGACCAGATGCTCTGTTGACAGCTGCCAAATAGTGCAGGGGGCACGCTTTACTATTCCTGAAAGTCAAACATGGAAATCTTTACCCTTGTCGGGTTTATTTGATGCAAAAACAGACTCTGAGAACACAGGAGAAGGGAACATACTTCTTCTGTCTGCATGCTGTGGAAG TTTGTGCAAATATCTGATGGTGGCTTCTGGTAGAGCATCCGTTTACATTCAGGGGAAGAACGCGACATCTATTATCAAG GTCTGGGACCACGCTGTTGGAATCATATGTGTCCATGAAGCTGGAGGGAAG GTGACTGATTGGGAAGGAAGTTCACTTGATTTTGCAGCAGATCAAACTGAGCGGAGACTCATCTTTCCCTCAGGCGGTGTTCTTGTGACCAATGggagcttacatagcaagattATCAGAATGATCTCTTCACATTCATCAGTTCCTTGA
- the LOC129872338 gene encoding putative PAP-specific phosphatase, mitochondrial isoform X2, producing the protein MDLLRYSASRLPAAHPQHLFRTPFRRRFVAVRSSLSLPFLEQKTKYYSELEAAVDVVERACRLCVDVKKSLFSSDGRILEKNDQTPVTIADFGVQALVSLEMNRLFPSIPLVAEEDSAFLRSNNLVGSVVDVVKNKATLGDEVTEDNILKAIDRGGKDAYVFAPEPATYWILDPIDGTRGFVKGSEALYVVGLALVVEGKIVLGVMGCPNWHEDCSENSITGVQENRSSRAGIIMVSHVGCGTWTKRLSDILTIESPQTWTRCSVDSCQIVQGARFTIPESQTWKSLPLSGLFDAKTDSENTGEGNILLLSACCGSLCKYLMVASGRASVYIQGKNATSIIKVWDHAVGIICVHEAGGKVTDWEGSSLDFAADQTERRLIFPSGGVLVTNGSLHSKIIRMISSHSSVP; encoded by the exons ATGGATCTTCTCCGTTACTCCGCCTCCCGCCTCCCTGCAGCTCATCCTCAGCATCTCTTCCGTACACCATTTCGCCGGCGTTTCGTCGCCGTTAG GTCGAGTTTGAGCCTTCCGTTCCTGGAGCAAAAAACCAAGTATTATAGCGAGCTCGAAGCTGCTGTTGATGTTGTCGAGCGAGCTTGTCGTCTCTGCGTTGAT GTGAAGAAGTCGTTGTTTTCAAGTGATGGTAGGATTCTTGAGAAAAATGACCAGACCCCAGTCACTATTGCAGATTTTGGAGTGCAGGCTTTAGTTAGTTTGG AGATGAACAGACTTTTTCCCTCTATCCCTTTGGTGGCTGAAGAGGACTCTGCATTCTTGCGTTCAAATAATCTGGTTGGCTCAGTGGTTGATGTTGTAAAGAATAAGGCAACTTTAGGAGATGAAGTAACAGAAGATAATATTTTGAAAGCAATTGACAGAGGGGGAAAGGATGCTTATGTATTTGCGCCTGAGCCAGCCACTTACTGG ATACTGGATCCTATTGATGGTACACGAGGGTTTGTTAAAGGTAGTGAGGCTCTCTATGTG GTTGGTTTGGCACTTGTAGTTGAAGGAAAGATTGTCTTAGGAGTCATGGGCTGCCCCAATTGGCACGAAGACTGTTCTGAAAATTCTATCACTGGGGTCCAAGAAAATAGAAGTTCCAGAGCAGGGATCATCATGGTTTCTCATGTGGGTTGTGGAACATGGACAAAGAGGTTGTCAGACATACTAACCATTGAGTCACCTCAGACTTGGACCAGATGCTCTGTTGACAGCTGCCAAATAGTGCAGGGGGCACGCTTTACTATTCCTGAAAGTCAAACATGGAAATCTTTACCCTTGTCGGGTTTATTTGATGCAAAAACAGACTCTGAGAACACAGGAGAAGGGAACATACTTCTTCTGTCTGCATGCTGTGGAAG TTTGTGCAAATATCTGATGGTGGCTTCTGGTAGAGCATCCGTTTACATTCAGGGGAAGAACGCGACATCTATTATCAAG GTCTGGGACCACGCTGTTGGAATCATATGTGTCCATGAAGCTGGAGGGAAG GTGACTGATTGGGAAGGAAGTTCACTTGATTTTGCAGCAGATCAAACTGAGCGGAGACTCATCTTTCCCTCAGGCGGTGTTCTTGTGACCAATGggagcttacatagcaagattATCAGAATGATCTCTTCACATTCATCAGTTCCTTGA